One Vibrio neonatus genomic window carries:
- a CDS encoding Zn-ribbon-containing protein, translating to MFVCEMQFECFENTTITAVEKSINGLMEALRFNGQVLGREFPLAMDDASFSLRCVCPEEDSLHPRNHSDFVRFSLAKLSEAGVLTPKIRVLGQDLNSEQTAPDEQPSWQILYTTYVHTCSPLRSGDSFMPIPLYRNPPTLNGDHKSIVKWQTEWQACDELQMAGGCKAEFAALRELTSIDSDIYRRGWDLRGRIEYITKIPTYYYLYRVGGENLQQEQQRKCPKCGGEWRLDEPLHDMFHFKCDQCRLLSNISWDHLK from the coding sequence ATGTTCGTGTGTGAAATGCAGTTTGAGTGCTTTGAAAACACCACGATCACCGCAGTAGAAAAATCCATAAATGGCTTAATGGAAGCGTTGCGCTTTAATGGACAAGTGCTAGGTCGAGAATTTCCATTAGCTATGGACGACGCCAGTTTTAGCCTGCGCTGTGTCTGCCCTGAAGAGGACAGTTTGCACCCTAGAAATCATTCGGATTTTGTGCGTTTTTCACTGGCTAAACTTTCTGAAGCGGGCGTGTTAACGCCGAAGATCCGCGTACTAGGGCAAGATCTTAACTCAGAGCAAACAGCGCCAGATGAACAGCCAAGCTGGCAAATTTTGTACACCACTTATGTGCATACCTGTTCTCCGCTACGCAGTGGCGACTCTTTTATGCCCATACCGCTGTACCGTAATCCTCCGACGCTAAATGGCGACCATAAATCCATAGTAAAATGGCAAACAGAATGGCAAGCCTGCGATGAATTGCAAATGGCGGGTGGCTGTAAGGCCGAATTTGCCGCTTTGCGTGAGCTTACCTCTATCGACAGTGATATTTATCGTCGTGGTTGGGATTTGCGCGGCCGCATTGAATACATTACCAAGATCCCAACCTACTACTATCTATATCGAGTAGGTGGAGAAAACTTACAGCAAGAGCAGCAACGAAAATGCCCTAAATGTGGTGGTGAATGGCGCTTAGATGAGCCTTTGCATGACATGTTTCATTTTAAATGCGACCAATGCCGTTTGCTGTCTAATATTTCATGGGATCACCTTAAGTAG
- a CDS encoding transcriptional regulator GcvA yields the protein MARRLPPLKSLKVFEAAARHLSFTRAAEELFVTQAAVSHQVKALEEFLGLKLFRRRNRSLLLTEEGQSYFLDIKDIFTSLSEATDKVLERSEKGSLTISLQPSFAIQWLVPRLADFNAQEPDIDVRIKAVDMDEGSLTDDVDVAIYYGRGNWPGLRADKLYQEYLVPVCAPSLLDGHKPLNSLSDLSSHVLLHDTSRKDWKQFVREHQLNTINVNYGPIFSHSTMVLQAAVHGQGIALGNNVLAQPDIEAGRLISPFDEVLVSKNAFYVVCHEKQADVGRIATFRDWMLSIAASEGDPSIGSH from the coding sequence ATGGCAAGACGATTACCCCCATTAAAATCATTGAAGGTTTTTGAAGCTGCTGCTAGGCATTTAAGCTTTACTCGCGCGGCTGAAGAACTGTTTGTAACCCAAGCTGCAGTGAGTCATCAGGTTAAAGCACTGGAAGAGTTTTTAGGGCTAAAGCTGTTTAGAAGACGCAATCGCTCTTTGTTACTCACAGAGGAAGGGCAGAGCTACTTTTTAGATATTAAAGATATCTTTACCTCATTATCTGAGGCGACCGATAAAGTATTGGAGCGCAGTGAGAAAGGTTCTTTGACCATTAGCTTGCAACCGAGTTTTGCAATTCAATGGCTAGTACCTCGATTGGCAGACTTTAATGCCCAAGAGCCCGATATCGACGTGCGAATCAAAGCGGTGGATATGGATGAAGGCTCGTTAACTGACGACGTTGACGTGGCGATTTATTATGGCCGAGGCAACTGGCCGGGATTACGCGCCGACAAGCTTTATCAAGAGTATTTAGTTCCGGTGTGCGCGCCTAGTTTATTGGATGGTCATAAGCCACTGAATTCATTAAGCGATCTTAGTTCGCATGTGTTGCTACATGATACTTCACGTAAAGATTGGAAGCAGTTCGTTAGAGAGCATCAGTTAAATACGATTAACGTTAACTACGGGCCTATATTTAGCCATTCGACCATGGTGTTGCAAGCTGCGGTTCATGGGCAGGGCATTGCGTTAGGCAATAACGTATTGGCACAGCCGGATATTGAAGCGGGGCGCTTAATCAGCCCATTTGATGAGGTGTTAGTCAGCAAAAATGCGTTTTACGTGGTTTGCCATGAGAAGCAAGCTGATGTGGGGCGTATTGCGACATTTAGAGACTGGATGCTCAGCATTGCGGCCAGTGAAGGCGATCCTTCTATTGGTTCACACTAA
- the queF gene encoding NADPH-dependent 7-cyano-7-deazaguanine reductase QueF (Catalyzes the NADPH-dependent reduction of 7-cyano-7-deazaguanine (preQ0) to 7-aminomethyl-7-deazaguanine (preQ1) in queuosine biosynthesis) translates to MSKYSDAKELAGLTLGQKTQYSSSYDPKLLQAVPRSLNRDDLKLGDTLPFKGQDIWTLYELSWLNNNGLPQVAVGHVVIPANTPNLIESKSFKLYLNSYNQTQFAHWDDVQALLIKDLSACAGGDVSVTLSKVQDFKQQPIVDMQGTCIDEQDITITAYEFSADYLKDSVSDELVTETLHSHLLKSNCLITNQPDWGSVEIRYTGKKINREALLRYIVSFREHNEFHEQCVERIFTDITLLCQPEELSVYARYTRRGGLDINPFRTSLHNADSLPDNTLRLARQ, encoded by the coding sequence ATGAGCAAATATTCAGACGCAAAAGAACTAGCCGGCCTAACTCTTGGACAAAAAACGCAATATTCGTCGTCCTATGACCCTAAACTATTGCAAGCCGTACCAAGAAGTTTGAACCGAGATGACCTGAAGCTTGGCGATACACTGCCGTTCAAAGGGCAAGACATTTGGACTCTTTACGAACTGTCTTGGTTAAATAACAATGGCTTACCGCAAGTAGCTGTTGGACATGTGGTGATTCCGGCAAACACGCCAAACCTCATTGAATCCAAATCTTTTAAGCTCTATCTCAATAGCTACAACCAAACCCAATTTGCGCATTGGGATGACGTTCAGGCGCTATTAATCAAAGATCTGTCAGCCTGCGCTGGCGGTGATGTTTCTGTCACTTTGAGTAAAGTTCAAGACTTCAAGCAACAGCCGATTGTCGATATGCAAGGCACTTGTATTGATGAGCAAGACATTACCATCACAGCCTATGAATTTAGCGCCGATTACTTAAAAGACAGCGTAAGCGACGAGTTAGTGACAGAGACTTTACACAGCCACCTTCTAAAATCTAACTGCCTGATCACTAACCAACCGGATTGGGGTAGCGTTGAAATTCGTTACACCGGCAAAAAAATCAACCGCGAAGCCCTGCTGCGTTACATTGTCTCTTTCAGAGAACACAATGAATTTCACGAACAGTGTGTTGAGCGTATTTTCACGGATATTACACTGCTGTGCCAACCTGAAGAACTGTCGGTTTATGCTCGCTATACTCGTCGCGGTGGATTAGATATCAATCCTTTCCGTACCAGTTTGCATAATGCAGATTCTTTACCTGACAACACTTTGCGCTTAGCGAGGCAATAA
- the ppnN gene encoding nucleotide 5'-monophosphate nucleosidase PpnN: MITTINPVGSMDLLSQLEVERLKKTASSELYTLYRNCTLAVLNSGSHTDDSKKLLEQYQSFDVNVLRRERGIKLELNNAPEEAFVDGTIIKGIQEHLFSVLRDIVFVHMNMAQNTSLDLANPVHVTNLVFGILRNAKVLIPGIEPNLIVCWGGHSINETEYQYTRLVGHELGLRELDICTGCGPGAMEGPMKGAAIGHAKQRHKQTRYIGLTEPSIIAAEPPNPIVNQLIIMPDIEKRLEAFIRIAHGIVIFPGGPGTAEELLYALGIMMHPKNRDQPLPIVLTGPKESEDYFRSIDQFIHDTLGEEAQKYYEIVIDDPAKAARIVKSAMPKVKQHRKQNEDAYSYNWSLHIEPEFQMPFDPTHENMHNLDLHMDQAPESLAANLRKAFSGIVAGNVKAEGILEIEKKGPFIIDGDKELMKKMDTLLGDFVKQQRMKLPGSKYTPCYQVQTSD; the protein is encoded by the coding sequence ATGATAACAACGATTAACCCTGTCGGAAGTATGGATCTTCTTTCTCAACTCGAAGTTGAGCGTCTCAAAAAAACCGCTTCTAGCGAGCTATATACCCTGTATCGAAACTGTACTCTAGCTGTGCTTAATTCTGGTAGTCATACTGACGATAGTAAAAAATTACTGGAACAATATCAGTCATTTGACGTCAACGTATTGCGCCGTGAGCGCGGCATTAAATTAGAGCTCAACAATGCTCCAGAAGAAGCTTTTGTCGATGGCACCATCATCAAAGGGATTCAAGAGCACTTATTTTCGGTGCTGCGTGACATCGTGTTTGTGCACATGAATATGGCGCAAAACACCAGCTTAGATCTTGCCAACCCCGTACATGTTACCAACTTGGTATTCGGCATCTTACGTAACGCCAAAGTGTTAATTCCCGGTATCGAACCCAACCTAATTGTGTGCTGGGGTGGACACTCAATTAACGAAACCGAATATCAATACACTCGCCTTGTAGGGCATGAACTGGGTTTAAGAGAGCTGGATATTTGCACCGGTTGCGGGCCGGGGGCAATGGAAGGGCCAATGAAAGGCGCCGCCATTGGTCATGCAAAGCAAAGACACAAACAAACTCGTTATATTGGCTTAACGGAACCATCAATTATTGCCGCTGAGCCGCCAAACCCAATCGTAAACCAGCTGATCATTATGCCGGATATTGAAAAACGTCTGGAAGCCTTTATACGTATTGCGCACGGCATCGTAATTTTCCCTGGAGGCCCGGGCACAGCCGAAGAGCTGCTGTATGCGTTAGGGATCATGATGCACCCTAAAAACAGAGATCAGCCGCTGCCTATCGTATTAACTGGCCCTAAAGAGAGTGAAGATTACTTCCGCTCTATTGATCAGTTTATCCACGATACCTTGGGTGAAGAAGCGCAAAAATATTACGAGATAGTGATTGATGATCCAGCCAAAGCAGCGCGCATCGTTAAAAGTGCCATGCCAAAAGTAAAACAGCATCGCAAACAAAACGAAGATGCATATAGCTACAACTGGTCTTTACACATTGAGCCAGAGTTTCAAATGCCTTTTGATCCAACTCATGAAAACATGCACAACCTCGATCTGCATATGGATCAAGCGCCTGAAAGTTTAGCCGCCAATCTACGTAAAGCTTTTTCTGGAATTGTTGCGGGCAACGTTAAAGCAGAAGGCATCCTAGAGATTGAAAAGAAAGGGCCGTTTATTATCGATGGCGATAAAGAGCTAATGAAGAAGATGGATACCTTACTTGGTGATTTTGTCAAACAGCAGCGCATGAAGCTGCCCGGTTCAAAATATACCCCTTGTTATCAAGTGCAAACCTCGGACTAA
- a CDS encoding RNA methyltransferase, with protein MISKNQIKLLRALGQKKQRKAHGLFLVQGEKNVLELCNSQLVVKTVFATSEFLQANGQALQNFDCVEASLDDLTKASTLVSNNAAIAVVEIPTVATPVAQGLMIALDGVSDPGNLGTIIRVADWYGIKHIIASTDCADPYNPKTISATMGSFGRVFVSQLDLPSYLEQAPIPVYGAFLEGESTHQKAFSSEGILLMGSESHGVREAAAKFVTDKVTIPAFGQAESLNVAMATGIILDNIRRQHSK; from the coding sequence ATGATCTCGAAAAACCAAATTAAACTTCTGCGCGCGTTAGGGCAAAAGAAACAACGTAAAGCTCATGGCTTGTTTTTAGTGCAAGGTGAGAAAAACGTGTTGGAGCTGTGTAATAGCCAGTTAGTCGTCAAAACCGTATTTGCGACCTCGGAGTTTTTACAGGCAAACGGTCAAGCTTTGCAAAACTTTGACTGCGTAGAAGCTTCTCTTGATGATTTAACTAAAGCCAGCACTTTGGTCAGCAACAATGCCGCCATTGCGGTGGTGGAGATCCCAACCGTTGCAACGCCAGTCGCACAAGGTTTGATGATCGCTTTAGATGGTGTTTCCGATCCGGGTAACTTAGGCACGATTATTCGCGTTGCGGATTGGTATGGCATTAAGCACATTATCGCCAGTACCGATTGCGCCGATCCATACAACCCTAAAACCATCAGTGCCACTATGGGCAGTTTTGGGCGTGTATTCGTTAGTCAGTTAGATTTGCCGAGCTATTTAGAGCAAGCACCAATTCCTGTGTATGGCGCGTTTTTGGAAGGGGAAAGTACCCATCAAAAAGCGTTCAGCAGTGAGGGGATTTTACTGATGGGCAGTGAGTCGCATGGCGTGCGTGAGGCCGCTGCAAAGTTTGTCACTGATAAAGTGACCATTCCTGCGTTTGGTCAGGCAGAGTCTCTGAATGTTGCCATGGCAACGGGGATTATTTTGGATAATATTC
- the rlmM gene encoding 23S rRNA (cytidine(2498)-2'-O)-methyltransferase RlmM → MKQVILYCRAGFEKDCAGEIQDKANNIEVFGFPRVKRNSGYVLFECYTEGDANRLVREIDFKTLIFARQMFAVAASLEELPESDRISPILDALAQQQGVPTCGDLRVETPDTNEAKELLKFCRKFTVPLRQAMRGKGLLYKKDNLKKPVMHLCFVEPGKCYVGYSYPNNNSQFFMGIPRLKFPADAPSRSTLKLEEAFHVFIPKNEWDERLASGMWAVDLGACPGGWTYQLVKRSMFVHAIDNGMMAQSLMDTGQVKHHQADGFKFEPPRKNVTWLVCDMIEKPSRVAQLMGEWIIQGWCKEAIFNLKLPMKGRYDEVLGDIENLKVFLKENGIKFTLQAKHLYHDREEITVHVQSHTNLGW, encoded by the coding sequence TTGAAACAGGTTATTTTGTATTGTCGTGCAGGTTTTGAAAAAGATTGTGCTGGTGAGATTCAAGATAAGGCAAACAACATTGAAGTGTTTGGCTTTCCACGTGTAAAACGTAACAGTGGTTATGTTTTATTTGAATGTTATACAGAAGGCGATGCCAATCGTCTGGTTCGTGAGATTGATTTTAAAACATTGATTTTTGCTCGCCAAATGTTTGCTGTAGCAGCAAGCTTGGAAGAACTGCCTGAATCCGATCGCATTTCACCTATCTTAGATGCGCTGGCGCAACAGCAAGGTGTGCCAACTTGTGGTGACCTGCGAGTAGAAACGCCTGATACCAATGAAGCGAAAGAGCTATTGAAGTTCTGTCGTAAGTTTACCGTGCCATTGCGTCAAGCGATGCGTGGTAAAGGGCTGCTGTACAAAAAAGACAACTTGAAGAAGCCGGTAATGCACTTGTGCTTTGTTGAACCGGGTAAGTGTTACGTTGGGTACTCTTATCCAAACAATAACTCTCAGTTCTTTATGGGCATTCCTCGTTTGAAATTCCCAGCGGATGCACCAAGTCGCTCAACACTGAAACTTGAAGAGGCGTTTCATGTCTTTATCCCTAAAAATGAATGGGATGAAAGATTGGCTTCTGGCATGTGGGCGGTGGATTTGGGTGCTTGTCCTGGCGGTTGGACTTATCAGCTAGTGAAGCGTTCTATGTTTGTCCATGCCATTGATAACGGCATGATGGCGCAAAGCTTAATGGATACCGGTCAGGTGAAACACCATCAAGCGGATGGCTTTAAGTTTGAGCCACCACGTAAAAACGTCACTTGGCTGGTGTGTGACATGATTGAAAAACCGTCTCGCGTCGCGCAATTAATGGGTGAGTGGATTATTCAAGGTTGGTGTAAAGAAGCGATCTTCAACTTAAAACTGCCAATGAAAGGCCGTTATGATGAAGTATTGGGTGATATTGAAAACTTGAAAGTGTTCTTAAAAGAAAATGGCATCAAGTTTACCCTGCAAGCTAAGCACCTATATCATGACCGTGAAGAGATCACGGTACATGTGCAATCGCATACCAATTTAGGTTGGTAA
- a CDS encoding tetratricopeptide repeat protein: protein MLRLLRFIPLSLVVFTVLAFSVPVTAHESSIYTPKTLLDARRLVKVTPLQSKNKAKMFLSELNNPNYEENFSTNGVERKVTPLAKASNQIHAYQTIGIADYILGNYRSSLTSLDQSIAISTTKHLFVPEIESKILRVSLLWKMTGDLRKVEEPLKRVEEKLNSLHIKHEEKLRLEYWLSLAHAKIYSDLGKNEQAETSYLFAKDYAQNHGTYEDRLEASLRLGKHYLKAHHFNLALKELIESYWVAIGKDDAQYIARANHLLADLYLQCQIYDKAQEHLSQAASYYGHYEKSPMFATVLQKLADVYFIQGRYNLALVHYFNVLDLELAEKDISKIIDLRLKLTETYLNLYNFTLAKRYLNRASDLLEYTDIKVPKVRAILLTAKLDFLQKHPEQAEHQAKYALQQAKALDNSDIQLQTLSLLHQITKSTGNTKDSLNYLEEYNRLTAINLQDKEDQLSQSFLNQITSIEQSLHYQDQVHEFNNLNTEFNQTKTLTLALAVSCIVLFFLFVFNSRRLSRKHKLITELNKELYTHPRSGLRNMRMLSRKLPDSLNRSTTNYEQWRFGQLIDEPLNDRLKFALIDIPMLSDIYTKHGYKAGRNEEKAFGEHIASLIPEEARLYHLSDRSFLYIEPNPEKLHQPKRLFEQFKNIIDSFESDFAVDRVFSISIADYPFLPRAYTAINDEDLIDLLLLASDISNTLVRYEQQSQWVSFVAIPLAPAACFAQDDMRRSSLNAIQKGMIKVHTSGSEENLATVLSELPKHEQSEDE from the coding sequence ATGCTTCGTTTACTCAGGTTTATTCCGCTTTCATTAGTTGTATTTACGGTACTGGCGTTTTCAGTCCCGGTCACAGCACATGAATCGAGCATTTACACACCAAAGACTCTGCTCGATGCTCGACGATTGGTGAAAGTCACTCCTTTGCAATCAAAAAACAAAGCAAAGATGTTCCTGAGTGAACTCAATAATCCAAACTATGAAGAGAACTTCTCAACCAATGGCGTAGAACGAAAAGTCACGCCACTGGCCAAAGCAAGTAATCAAATCCATGCCTATCAAACCATAGGTATTGCTGATTATATTCTGGGAAATTACCGCTCTTCTCTGACTAGCTTAGATCAAAGTATTGCCATCTCGACCACCAAGCATTTATTCGTTCCAGAAATTGAGTCCAAGATATTGCGAGTCAGCCTTTTGTGGAAAATGACTGGCGATTTACGCAAAGTTGAAGAGCCATTAAAGAGGGTTGAAGAAAAGCTCAACTCTTTACATATTAAACATGAAGAAAAACTGCGACTGGAATACTGGCTAAGCCTTGCTCACGCCAAAATATACTCAGATTTAGGTAAAAACGAGCAAGCAGAAACCAGCTATCTTTTTGCCAAAGACTATGCGCAAAACCATGGCACTTATGAAGATCGTCTAGAGGCGAGTTTGCGTTTAGGTAAACACTACCTAAAAGCCCACCATTTTAACTTGGCATTAAAAGAGCTGATAGAAAGCTACTGGGTCGCTATTGGCAAAGATGACGCTCAATATATTGCCCGTGCTAATCACCTATTGGCCGACCTATATTTGCAGTGCCAAATTTATGATAAAGCCCAAGAGCACCTTTCTCAGGCCGCCAGTTATTATGGTCACTATGAAAAATCCCCTATGTTTGCCACCGTATTACAAAAACTGGCAGACGTGTATTTTATTCAGGGACGCTATAACCTTGCACTGGTGCATTACTTTAATGTGCTGGACTTAGAACTTGCCGAAAAAGACATCAGCAAAATCATTGATCTGCGATTAAAACTGACTGAAACTTATCTCAATTTATACAATTTCACTTTGGCAAAACGCTATCTCAATCGCGCAAGTGATCTACTTGAATATACGGATATTAAAGTCCCTAAAGTCAGGGCCATATTATTAACCGCCAAGCTAGATTTTCTGCAAAAACACCCTGAACAAGCAGAACATCAAGCTAAATACGCCTTACAACAAGCGAAAGCACTTGATAACAGTGATATTCAACTGCAAACACTGTCACTGCTTCATCAAATTACTAAATCAACAGGTAACACCAAAGATTCATTAAATTACCTTGAAGAGTACAACCGACTAACAGCAATAAATCTGCAAGATAAAGAAGATCAATTAAGCCAGAGCTTTCTTAACCAAATTACCTCTATCGAGCAGTCGTTACACTATCAAGATCAAGTGCATGAATTTAATAACTTGAACACAGAGTTTAATCAAACCAAGACATTAACTTTGGCTTTGGCTGTCTCGTGTATCGTTTTATTCTTCTTATTTGTCTTTAATTCGCGTCGATTAAGTCGTAAACATAAGTTGATTACTGAACTCAATAAAGAGCTGTATACCCACCCTCGTTCCGGTTTAAGAAACATGAGAATGTTAAGCAGAAAACTGCCCGATTCTTTAAACCGCTCAACCACCAATTACGAACAATGGCGTTTTGGACAGCTAATAGACGAACCACTAAATGATCGCTTAAAGTTTGCTTTGATTGATATACCTATGCTGTCGGATATTTACACTAAGCATGGCTATAAAGCGGGGCGTAACGAAGAAAAAGCCTTTGGTGAGCACATTGCGAGTTTGATTCCAGAAGAAGCACGTCTGTACCACCTATCCGACCGTTCATTTTTATACATTGAACCAAACCCTGAAAAACTGCATCAACCTAAACGACTGTTTGAGCAATTTAAAAATATTATTGATAGCTTTGAAAGTGACTTTGCAGTAGATCGAGTATTTAGCATCAGTATTGCCGACTATCCGTTTTTGCCCCGCGCTTACACCGCCATCAATGATGAAGATCTGATTGATCTATTATTACTGGCCTCAGACATCAGCAATACTTTAGTTAGATACGAGCAGCAAAGCCAATGGGTCTCTTTTGTAGCGATACCTTTAGCGCCAGCGGCCTGCTTTGCCCAAGATGACATGCGCCGCTCTAGCCTTAACGCTATTCAAAAAGGCATGATTAAGGTGCACACCTCTGGCTCCGAAGAAAACCTTGCCACTGTATTGAGTGAATTACCTAAGCATGAACAAAGCGAAGATGAATAG
- the syd gene encoding SecY-interacting protein → MSNSIASTLSSIHQQYLKTFEQEHGTLPASAELVGVASPCIEETKSGEVVYWKPVLRDPQADLSNVEQGIELLLHPSIAEFYGSYYSADLEMSWQGKPLTLLQVWSDEDYVRLQENILGHLVTQRRLKIKPTIFIAAIDSDLDVISICNLTGNVVLETLGTSKREVLADNLVEFLSALDVEV, encoded by the coding sequence ATGTCAAATTCAATCGCTAGTACACTTAGCTCAATTCATCAACAATATCTAAAAACGTTTGAGCAAGAGCACGGTACTTTGCCCGCTAGTGCTGAGTTAGTCGGGGTAGCTTCTCCTTGTATTGAAGAAACAAAATCAGGGGAAGTGGTGTACTGGAAACCCGTACTGCGAGACCCGCAAGCCGACCTTAGTAATGTAGAGCAGGGCATTGAGTTGCTGCTTCATCCAAGTATTGCTGAGTTTTATGGCAGTTATTACAGCGCCGATCTTGAGATGAGTTGGCAAGGTAAACCTTTGACGCTGCTGCAAGTTTGGAGTGATGAAGATTATGTGCGTCTGCAAGAAAATATCTTAGGGCATCTAGTGACTCAGCGCCGTTTAAAAATTAAACCCACCATCTTTATTGCCGCCATTGACTCCGATCTGGATGTTATCTCTATCTGTAACCTGACCGGAAATGTGGTTTTGGAAACGTTAGGTACTAGCAAACGAGAAGTGCTGGCTGACAATCTTGTGGAGTTTTTGTCAGCATTGGACGTAGAGGTTTAG
- the xni gene encoding flap endonuclease Xni, with protein sequence MSIHLVIIDALNLIRRVHSAQPDETDIQRTIDTTSRTLKRILSETEPTHIIAVFDHHQQVRGWREERFPEYKQNRKPMPEPLALGLDAIQQAWWELGIDSLLSDGDEADDLVATLAVKVANQQHQVTIISTDKGYCQLLSPSLRIRDYFQHRWLDQAFVEKEFAVKVAQLSDYWGLTGISGTGLSGIAGIGPKAAREILANHETLEQAFADDELPEKYKKKIAGNEQHALLCRELASLKTDLELGFNLQDLRWTKP encoded by the coding sequence ATGTCTATACACCTGGTTATCATTGATGCACTGAACCTCATTCGCAGAGTACACTCAGCACAACCTGATGAAACGGATATCCAACGGACAATAGACACCACCTCTCGCACGCTCAAACGCATCCTAAGCGAAACAGAGCCCACTCATATCATTGCGGTATTTGATCACCACCAGCAGGTGCGTGGCTGGCGAGAAGAGCGCTTTCCTGAATACAAGCAAAATCGTAAACCTATGCCAGAGCCGTTGGCTTTAGGCTTAGATGCCATTCAACAAGCATGGTGGGAGTTGGGGATTGACTCTTTACTCTCCGATGGTGATGAAGCTGATGACTTAGTTGCAACCCTAGCGGTTAAAGTGGCAAACCAACAACATCAAGTCACGATAATTTCTACCGATAAAGGCTATTGCCAACTGTTATCCCCTTCGCTGCGCATCCGCGATTACTTCCAGCATCGCTGGCTCGATCAAGCTTTTGTCGAAAAAGAATTTGCAGTTAAGGTGGCACAGTTAAGTGACTACTGGGGACTGACTGGCATTAGTGGTACAGGTTTAAGTGGCATTGCTGGCATTGGCCCTAAAGCGGCGCGGGAAATTTTGGCTAATCACGAGACCTTAGAGCAAGCCTTTGCGGATGACGAACTGCCAGAAAAGTACAAAAAGAAAATAGCAGGAAATGAACAGCATGCGCTGTTATGCCGAGAATTGGCTTCGTTAAAAACAGACCTAGAGCTAGGCTTTAACTTACAAGATTTACGCTGGACTAAACCGTAG